Proteins from a genomic interval of Fusarium oxysporum Fo47 chromosome I, complete sequence:
- a CDS encoding uracil-DNA glycosylase-like protein, producing MSTLKRKAGASAGNDSKKPKANGNIASFFGAAPKPTGTGASAPAPAVKFDKAKWVASLKPEQKELLQLEIDTLDESWLAHLKDDLVTKDFLDLKRFLDREISSGRKVFPPRNDIYSWSRHTPFSNVKVVIVGQDPYHNDNQAHGLAFSVRPPTPAPPSLKNMYIALKKDYPTFEPPPNRGGLLTPWADRGVLMLNTCLTVRAHEANSHSNRGWEKLTQRVIDLVAQKRTRGVVFMAWGTPAGKRVQKIDRVKHLVLQSVHPSPLSASRGFFDCGHFRKANDWLVTRYGPEGEIDWALGPGTSTKAPATEADAKEAKSAEKKAEAIEKTKPEVVKKAEEDKENDAFDEDEEALEEALRLAEEEEKEKEK from the exons ATGTCGACCCTCAAACGTAAAGCAGGCGCCTCAGCCGGGAACGATTCGAAGAAGCCTAAAGCTAATGGCAACATTGCCTCTTTCTTCGGAGCAGCTCCTAAGCCTACTGGTACTGGTGCTTCTGCTCCCGCACCAGCCGTCAAGTTTGATAAGGCCAAGTGGGTGGCTTCCTTGAAGCCAGAGCAGAAAGAGCTCTTGCAGCTCGAAATCGATACTCTTGACGAAAGCTGGTTGGCGCATCTCAAGGATGATCTTGTTACAAAGGacttcttggacttgaagCGATTCTTGGATCGGGAAATCAGCTCTGGTCGCAAGGTGTTCCCACCTAGGAACGATATCTACTCATG GTCCCGTCATACCCCTTTCAGCAATGTCAAGGTTGTCATTGTTGGTCAAGACCCCTATCATAACGATAACCAGGCTCACGGATTGGCATTCTCCGTTCGACCCCCAACCCCTGCACCACCCTCGCTCAAGAACATGTATATTGCTCTGAAGAAAGACTATCCTACTTTTGAGCCACCACCAAACCGAGGAGGTCTTCTCACCCCCTGGGCAGACCGTGGTGTTCTCATGTTGAACACCTGCCTTACAGTTCGAGCCCATGAGGCCAACTCGCACTCCAATCGAGGATGGGAGAAGCTCACACAGCGAGTCATTGATCTAGTGGCGCAAAAGAGAACAAGGGGTGTTGTTTTCATGGCCTGGGGAACACCAGCCGGCAAGCGAGTGCAGAAGATCGATCGCGTCAAGCATCTTGTACTACAGAGTGTCCACCCTAGCCCTCTCAGTGCTTCCAGGGGGTTCTTTGACTGCGGTCACTTCAGAAAAGCCAATGACTGGCTGGTTACACGATATGGGCCTGAAGGAGAGATTGACTGGGCACTCGGACCTGGCACTTCCACGAAAGCTCCAGCGACGGAAGCCGATGCCAAAGAGGCTAAATCTGCTGAGAAAAAGGCTGAGGCCATTGAGAAGACTAAGCCTGAAGTGGtgaagaaggctgaagaggaCAAGGAGAACGATGCTttcgacgaagatgaggaagctcTCGAAGAGGCCCTTAGGTtggctgaggaagaggagaaagagaaagaaaagtaG